CGTCGAAGTGCATCGAGTAGTTCTCCACGCCGGAGCAACTGCCGATCTGGCGCAGCATCTCGATGTCGTAGGTGGTGCGCATCCGCAGGCGCTGCGACTCCAGCAGCTTGCCCTGCTTGTCCAGCTCGGCGAGGCGCTCCTCGAGCTCGCGCTCGATGCCGTTGACCGCCTTCTCCATGCGCTCGGGGCCGGCGACATAGTGGCTGGCGGGGAAGACGTACAGCTCGTGGTCGTCGCTGATCACCTCGCCGGTGAGCGGGTGCAGTGTGGACAGCGCCTCGATCTCGTCGCCGAACATCTCGATGCGGACGGCGAGCTCCTCGTAGACCGGGAAGATCTCGATGGTGTCGCCGCGGACCCGGAAGGTGCCCCGCGTGAACGCCAGGTCGTTGCGCGTGTACTGGATGTCCACGAAGCGGCGCAGCAACTGGTCGCGGTCGATCTCCGCGCCGACCTTCAGCGGCACCATGCGGTCGACGTACTCCTGCGGGGTGCCGAGGCCGTAGATGCACGAGACCGAGGCGACCACGACCACGTCCCTGCGTGTCAGCAGCGAGTTCGTCGCGGAGTGGCGCAACCGCTCCACTTCCTCGTTGATCGAGGAGTCCTTCTCGATGTACGTGTCCGACTGCGGGACGTAGGCCTCCGGCTGGTAGTAGTCGTAGTACGAGACGAAGTACTCCACCGCGTTGTTCGGGAGGAGCTCGCGGAACTCATTGGCCAGCTGGGCGGCCAGCGTCTTGTTCGGCGCCATCACCAGAGTGGGGCGCTGGAGCTTCTCGATCATCCAGGCCGTGGTGGCGGACTTGCCCGTGCCGGTCGCACCGAGCAGGACGATGTCCTTCTCACCTGCTCGGACGCGCTTCTCCAGCTCGGCGATGGCCGTCGGCTGGTCGCCGTTGGGCCGGTAGGGGCTGACGACCTCGAAGGGCGCCATCGAACGTTCGATCTGGGTAACGGGCCGCATTGGTAGTTGAAGGCGCGGTGCTCTTACGAGTCCGTCTCCTTCGTCCCCTTTCAATCCGTGCGTGCGGTTTTCCCGCACACGGCTTACCGGTGATCTTCTTGACATGGTTACGCAGTCTTCGGGTAACGAACCGTGCCGCGCAGTTGATACAGGCCGTGCCCGCTGAACCATTCTTCAGTCCATTCCAAATGTTGCCCTGTACGCAAGTTCCGCCCACGTTTCTTGATCATCAATCTACGGAGCCGGAACACCACGTAATCATCAACAGTTCGGAACTTCCCAGCGGCATTCCCGGTTCGGAAGTAGTTTCCCCAGCCGCGCAGGATTGGATTCAAATCCGCAATCACATCACGGACATCCCTTCCCGACCGACGGCGGTCAGTCCGTTCCCGGACCTTGCCCCGGAGTCTCTTCATTGCCGCTTGCGATGGCCAGCGATGCAGGTAGAAGCGAATCTTTCCGTACTTCTCCCACACCTTGCCCGAGAAACGAGCACGGAAGTGACAGCCAAGGAAGTCGAGTCCTTCCCGGCCCTCTCTGAGGTCAACTACTTTCGTCTTGTCCGGGTGCAGTTGCAGCCCCAGAGATCGGAGAATCTCCCCGACCGCCTCCAGAGCAGCTCTGGCCTGACGAGCCGAACGGCACAGGACGACTCCGTCGTCGGCGTACCGCACGAGCTCGCCCACTCCTCGCTGCGTCAGCTCGGTATCCAGAACATGCAGGTAGATATTGGCCAGCAGAGGCGAGATCACCCCGCCTTGAGGCGTCCCGGCAACCGTCCGCCGGACCTCACCGTCCACCATCACACCAGCTTGCAACCACAGACGAACCAGCTTGAGGACCCTGCGGTCCGACAGGACAGCAGGAATCCCTAGCGGTCTCACACCGCCTTGCGGTTTCGGGATATCCACACGCCTGGCGGGCGCGGGACGATACGTACCTGCACGCAAAGAAGACTGGAGCTCTCCGAGCAACCGCCCGACCCCATATTCCTTCTCCACGAATACCAGAGTGACCCGATCCACCCCGGCACTTCCTCTATTGGCCCGGACCCGTTCCCACGCCTCCCACAGCACATCACCCCTGTGGATACGGTCATACAGGGCATGGAAACGCCGTTCCGGCGACTGCTTGGCCGCAGCCCATAGTCCGCGTTGAAGTTTTCGCACTTTCGAGACGGACGCATATCCGTCCACTACGACGGAGCATCGCCCGTCGGGGTAGTTGGACCGGGCAGACCCGGTCATGCCCTCATGCTTACCCTCGCCACGAACGTGATCAAAGTGCGGGCCCTTCCCTCCCGGCGCGTTATGTTGCACGCCGATCAGCGGTACTACGCCCCGCTCGGACTCCCGCTGCCCTCCGGACGACTTCACCATCGGCTTATACGTCCGGTCTCTTGCCTGATGCCAGGCGTGGTCAGACGGGTCTCTCCTGTTCCGGCCCAGACTGTGCACACGTGCCGCCCCCTCTACCCCGGAAGAACCCTGGAGGCTGACCCCGGAACAGGGCCCCCAGGACATGGCCTTCGCCCTGACATGACGGGCTCGGCTTCTTCACTGTCGGTGTGACGAGGCTGCAGGGTTCGCTTCACGCTACGGCCCGCGTGCTTGCTCCCTCCAAAGAGGCTCTCGACATCCCGCTCAGCCCACCACGTCTCCGCGACGGACCGGGACCTGCTACCGGGCACTCCGGTGTCTACCCGGACGGGACTTTCACCCGCGAGCCTGGACCAGCTTTCAGGACGCACCATGGAACCACCGTACGACCCGCCACTGACATCGATGCGGGCAAGCCGGATTCCCTGCGGCCACGGAGCGCCTGCCGGACGACATGGCCAGCCCGCCCGCCAGCACGAGGAAGAAGACGGGCCCGACCAGCAGGGGGGCGCTGAGTGCCGCCGCCGACTCGCCGACCGGACCCACGGGGGCCGGAGGGTTCGCATGGACCCGCACACCCGCCATGCCTGTGTAGTGCGTCCCGCTGACGGCGACCCCCATCACCAGCCCGGCACCCAGGCTCGGCAACCGGCCCCGCGCGGAGACGGCGGCCCAGAGTGCCGTGGTGGCCGCGACGACGGCGATCAGGGCGGAGAGGGCGACCGTTCCCGTGTCGTAAGCGAGCCGCCCCTGGAGCCGCATCCCCGCCATGCCCAGGTAGTGCGCGGACGCGATGCCGAGCCCGGTGATCGTGCCACCGGTGACCAGGGCCATGGCCGTGGCGCCGCGCCAGCCCACGATGACGGTCCCGATGCCGGTCATACCGACCGCGACACCCAGGCTCGCCCAGGTCGTCGGCCGGTCGTGGACGATCGGGACCCCGGCGACGGTGAAACCCGTCATCGCGATGAAGTGCATGGTCCAGATCCCGGTGCCGATGGCGGCTGCGCCGAGCATCAGCCAGCGGCCGCGTGACACTCCGCTCGCTCCGCGCGGTCCGCCGCCGCGCACGGCCCTGGCGGTGCAGCGCAGCCCGAGCACCCCTCCCACGCAGGCCATCAGATACGCGGCTACGGGCGTGAGGAGACCGTGGC
This DNA window, taken from Streptomyces sp. SCSIO 30461, encodes the following:
- a CDS encoding reverse transcriptase domain-containing protein → MEKEYGVGRLLGELQSSLRAGTYRPAPARRVDIPKPQGGVRPLGIPAVLSDRRVLKLVRLWLQAGVMVDGEVRRTVAGTPQGGVISPLLANIYLHVLDTELTQRGVGELVRYADDGVVLCRSARQARAALEAVGEILRSLGLQLHPDKTKVVDLREGREGLDFLGCHFRARFSGKVWEKYGKIRFYLHRWPSQAAMKRLRGKVRERTDRRRSGRDVRDVIADLNPILRGWGNYFRTGNAAGKFRTVDDYVVFRLRRLMIKKRGRNLRTGQHLEWTEEWFSGHGLYQLRGTVRYPKTA
- a CDS encoding MHYT domain-containing protein → MHGTVDGFSHGLLTPVAAYLMACVGGVLGLRCTARAVRGGGPRGASGVSRGRWLMLGAAAIGTGIWTMHFIAMTGFTVAGVPIVHDRPTTWASLGVAVGMTGIGTVIVGWRGATAMALVTGGTITGLGIASAHYLGMAGMRLQGRLAYDTGTVALSALIAVVAATTALWAAVSARGRLPSLGAGLVMGVAVSGTHYTGMAGVRVHANPPAPVGPVGESAAALSAPLLVGPVFFLVLAGGLAMSSGRRSVAAGNPACPHRCQWRVVRWFHGAS